TCAGATGGTTAGAGGAGCTGTAACCTTACCCCATGGGACAGGCAAAGAGGTAAAGGTTTTAGTATTTTGTAAAGGTGAAAAAGAAATGGAAGCCAAGGAAGCAGGAGCTGACTTTGTAGGTGGAGAAGATTTGATTGAGAAGATTAAGTCTGGTTGGCTTGAATTTGATAAGGCTGTAGCTACTCCTGACATGATGGGACTTGTGGGTAAAATTGGACGTATTTTGGGTCCAAGAGGGCTTATGCCTAATGCTAAAACAGGAACAGTTACTTTTGATGTTGCTCAAGCAGTAAAAGAACTAAAAGCAGGAAGAGTGGAGTTTAAAGTTGATAAGGCTGGAATAGTTCATGCT
Above is a window of Desulfonauticus submarinus DNA encoding:
- the rplA gene encoding 50S ribosomal protein L1; this translates as MPKRGKKYIEAKKKIDATKKYSPEEAVKLALETAYANFDESVDVAVKLGVNPKYSDQMVRGAVTLPHGTGKEVKVLVFCKGEKEMEAKEAGADFVGGEDLIEKIKSGWLEFDKAVATPDMMGLVGKIGRILGPRGLMPNAKTGTVTFDVAQAVKELKAGRVEFKVDKAGIVHASVGKVSFGPEKILENIKALIETLQRLKPASAKGLYFRGMAVSTTMGPGVKVDPVEIRTLLD